A window of the Ardenticatenales bacterium genome harbors these coding sequences:
- a CDS encoding DUF433 domain-containing protein yields the protein MTTFGRITINPQRMNGQPCIRDLRLTVRRVLEALAVYPDRAELRREYPELEEEDIRQVLAFAAGRTLA from the coding sequence ATGACGACGTTTGGGCGAATTACCATCAATCCACAGCGAATGAATGGACAGCCTTGCATTCGTGACTTGCGTTTGACGGTGCGCCGCGTTCTGGAAGCGTTGGCGGTTTATCCTGATCGCGCGGAACTGCGGCGAGAATACCCCGAATTGGAAGAGGAAGATATCCGGCAGGTATTGGCGTTTGCTGCCGGCAGAACGTTGGCATGA
- a CDS encoding DUF2442 domain-containing protein, which produces MPGTSLTLIAPPPRVVKVMVTDNTLTVDLEDGRSISVPLGWFPRLAHGTRVLDSGVFGVEASAGPHMVVDPAKASTPITICGFRQTRAG; this is translated from the coding sequence ATGCCTGGAACTTCCCTAACCCTGATAGCGCCGCCGCCGCGAGTTGTTAAGGTCATGGTCACGGACAACACGCTGACGGTGGACCTGGAGGATGGCCGGTCCATTTCCGTTCCCCTTGGCTGGTTTCCGCGCCTGGCGCACGGAACCAGGGTACTGGACTCTGGCGTTTTTGGCGTGGAGGCTTCAGCCGGTCCACATATGGTGGTTGACCCGGCTAAAGCCTCGACTCCGATCACCATATGTGGATTTCGCCAGACTCGAGCAGGGTAG
- a CDS encoding DUF2442 domain-containing protein yields MWISPDSSRVERENFQVSGAGYGLHWPDLDEDVGVAGLLLGKRSRESPVSFQKWLAKRNPPRMNEQGNG; encoded by the coding sequence ATGTGGATTTCGCCAGACTCGAGCAGGGTAGAACGGGAGAATTTTCAGGTTAGTGGCGCCGGTTATGGACTCCATTGGCCGGATCTCGATGAGGACGTGGGCGTGGCGGGTTTGTTACTGGGGAAACGTTCGCGGGAAAGTCCAGTTTCCTTCCAGAAATGGTTGGCGAAAAGAAACCCGCCGCGGATGAACGAACAGGGTAACGGCTAA